In Xenopus tropicalis strain Nigerian chromosome 5, UCB_Xtro_10.0, whole genome shotgun sequence, one genomic interval encodes:
- the epas1 gene encoding endothelial PAS domain-containing protein 1 (The RefSeq protein has 1 substitution compared to this genomic sequence), with protein MTAEKEKKRNSSERRKEKSRDAARCRRSKETEVFYELAHQLPLPQSISSHLDKASIMRLTISFLRTHKLLSSVCADRNIETASEKQLDNLYLKALEGFVAVVTQDGDMIFLSENVNKYLGLTQVELTGHSIFDFTHPCDHDEIKENLSMKTGVGSGKKNKDANTEHDFFMRMKCTVTNRGRTVNLKSATWKVLHCTGHVKAYNSYYPHSLCGYKEPVLSCLIMMCQPIQHPSNIDIPLDSKTFLSRHSMDMKFTYCDDRITELIGYHPEELLGRSAYEFYHALDSESMTKSHQNLCAKGQVVTGQYRMLAKHGGYLWVETQSTVIYNTRNSQPQCIVCVNYVLSEIEKNDVVFSMDQTESLFKPHLMTMNSIFSSSVQEKSDFLFTKLKKEPEDLAQLAPTPGDEIVSLDFGSQTFDEQSNFNSVQTSPSKQWPLEVKNLNSQVDIINLPSFKAPQVSTGNSTPSASSNSTCSTPSSPEAYYSSLDEDLKIELIEKLFAMDTEAKNQCNTTQNDFNDLDLETLAPYIPMDGEDFQLNPICQEESTISDTPQKAQQNLSSISSLFQPSTPSPQNQFLQQNICQTTAAKSNNGSQDPLPSVLFNNEKKALPLTPYHTGASPPLSSMGGRPNVQWPPDPPVSYMPNKWRFVEQYNGSLSSLPSGPPVHLHNMPLYKQRSLESFGQRGKDLHPAEIPFCNSMKRKRQLDYGEQGFPQLDVGDLQGESNNPLIMWKRMKALKSGSCPLVAERKSLSTSVLNDGYVCTRHRELNQPISQQQQQQCVAPPRDGRKTAYSNTFFSCSYHDYNMQQTEKMKGLTSRLIAPSFEPYLLPELTRYDCEVNVPVLGSSTLLQGSDLLRALDQTT; from the exons GAACAGCTcagaaagaagaaaggaaaagtCCAGAGATGCTGCGAGGTGTCGGAGAAGCAAAGAAACTGAGGTCTTTTATGAACTGGCACATCAGTTACCACTGCCTCAAAGCATCAGCTCACACTTGGACAAGGCCTCCATCATGCGCCTGACAATCAGCTTCCTAAGGACACACAAACTCTTGTCATCAG TGTGTGCAGACCGGAACATTGAGACTGCTTCGGAGAAACAGCTGGATAACTTGTACCTGAAAGCTCTGGAGGGTTTTGTTGCGGTGGTGACACAAGACGGTGACATGATATTTCTGTCGGAAAATGTCAATAAGTACTTGGGTTTAACACAG GTGGAGCTGACAGGACATAGTATCTTTGACTTCACGCATCCATGCGATCATGATGAGATTAAAGAAAACCTAAGTATGAAAACAG GTGTAGGCTCTGGTAAGAAGAACAAGGATGCAAATACAGAACATGATTTCTTCATGAGGATGAAATGTACAGTTACCAACAGAGGAAGGACCGTGAATCTAAAATCTGCCACGTGGAAG GTTCTACACTGTACTGGCCACGTGAAGGCATACAACTCCTACTATCCCCATTCTCTTTGTGGGTACAAAGAACCCGTACTCAGCTGTCTCATCATGATGTGTCAGCCTATCCAGCACCCATCCAACATTGACATCCCATTGGACAGTAAAACCTTCTTAAGCCGCCACAGCATGGACATGAAGTTCACATACTGTGATGACAG AATAACTGAATTGATTGGATACCATCCAGAGGAGCTGCTTGGACGTTCAGCATACGAGTTTTATCACGCTTTGGATTCTGAGAGTATGACTAAGAGCCACCAGAACT TGTGTGCAAAAGGCCAAGTGGTCACTGGTCAGTACCGGATGCTTGCAAAACACGGTGGCTACttatgggtggaaacacaaagtaCAGTTATATACAACACACGCAACTCTCAACCACAGTGCATCGTCTGTGTCAACTATGTCCTCAG TGAAATTGAGAAGAATGATGTTGTATTCTCCATGGACCAAACAGAATCCCTGTTCAAGCCCCATCTCATGACCATGAACTCCATCTTCAGCAGCTCCGTTCAAGAAAAGAGTGATTTCTTGTTCACCAAGCTTAAAAAGGAACCTGAGGACCTTGCCCAGCTGGCACCCACCCCCGGGGATGAAATTGTTTCATTGGACTTTG GTTCACAGACATTTGATGAACAATCTAACTTTAATAGTGTCCAGACAAGTCCAAGCAAGCAGTGGCCTTTGGAGGTCAAGAACCTAAATTCCCAGGTTGACATAATAAACCTTCCGTCCTTCAAAGCACCTCAGGTATCCACAGGAAACAGCACCCCCAGTGCTAGCAGCAACAGTACCTGTTCTACG CCAAGCAGTCCAGAAGCATATTACTCGTCTTTGGATGAAGATCTCAAGATTGAATTGATTGAGAAGCTTTTTGCTATGGATACTGAGGCAAAGAATCAGTGTAACACCACTCAG AATGACTTTAATGATCTTGACCTGGAAACCCTTGCTCCATACATTCCTATGGACGGTGAAGACTTCCAACTGAATCCTATATGTCAAGAAGAAAGCACAATCAGTGACACCCCTCAAAAAGCCCAGCAGAACTTAAGTAGCATTAGCTCGCTCTTCCAGCCAAGCACCCCATCTCCCCAGAATCAGTTTCTTCAGCAGAACATCTGTCAAACTACAGCAGCTAAAAGCAATAATGGTAGCCAAGACCCACTGCCTTCTGTACTTTTTAACAATGAGAAAAAGGCATTGCCATTAACACCATACCATACAGGTGCTAGTCCACCATTATCTTCAGTGGGCGGGAGGCCTAATGTTCAATGGCCGCCGGATCCTCCTGTCAGTTATATGCCTAACAAATGGCGGTTTGTGGAGCAGTACAATGGATCTCTAAGCAGCTTGCCTTCAGGGCCACCAGTTCATTTGCACAACATGCCCTTATACAAACAAAg GTCCCTGGAGAGTTTTGGGCAGCGTGGCAAAGACTTACACCCTGCAGAGATTCCTTTCTGCAACAGTATGAAACGGAAGCGGCAGCTCGATTATGGAGAACAAGGATTTCCACAGCTTGATGTG gGGGACTTACAGGGTGAAAGTAACAACCCCCTGATAATGTGGAAACGAATGAAAGCTCTGAAGTCGGGGAGCTGTCCACTGGTTGCAGAAAGGAAGTCCCTCAGTACAAGTGTCCTTAATG atGGGTATGTCTGTACCCGCCACAGAGAGCTCAACCAACCAATCAGTCAACAGCAACAGCAGCAATGTGTAGCGCCTCCCAGGGATGGGCGGAAAACTGCTTATTCGAATACGTTCTTCAGTTGCAGTTACCATGACTACAACATGCAgcaaacagaaaaaatgaaag GTCTGACCTCACGTCTAATCGCTCCATCTTTTGAACCATATCTGTTGCCAGAATTGACACGATATGACTGTGAGGTTAACGTCCCGGTTCTGGGCAGCTCAACACTTCTCCAAGGCAGCGATCTGCTCAGAGCTCTCGACCAGACAACCTGA